The following nucleotide sequence is from Echeneis naucrates chromosome 5, fEcheNa1.1, whole genome shotgun sequence.
GTGCGTCGCATCCGAGAGACGCTGCCGCGCGTAGAGCTGCATCCACAGATGGACCCGAACGGACGCTGCATCGGCTCTCTGCATATGTGTTTGCTTTAACGGGCTCATGTGTGCATGCCTGTGCCGTGTCGCCTCTCTCGTTTTTATTCCTGGAGAGGAACAGGAGCTCGCCGCCGGCAGGACGCTGAGATGCGTTTTGTGAGCCGCCTGTGTGAACGGACGCCCTCCGAGGTGGTGTGTTCGTGTTCAGCTGAGGATGCGACAGCAAACAGGGATGTTTTGTGTACTGGACACTTGTGAGATGAAGgataagaagaaaaggaagaaatattaaatgttttgtgttttttcattcttattatttttgccCGTCGGTGGGGATCGCTGCAAACTGGGATGGATGTGAGCGGAATTTATTGGTGAGGGATTTTTCGGTCAGAGAGGCGGTGGATCGCGTTCATGTCGTTTCCCGGTCAGCCCTGGCAGGATAGCACCGCTCGTCGGTGAGTTCATGTGGGAATACACACCTCGGCTGCATAGATGGCAAACACAAGTGAGTTTGGAGAGAGCAGTCCGTCCTTCCAAAACTATGCGTCCGCGGCCTCTGCGGTCAAGCTGGCCTTCCTAGGTCTGATCATGGGCATCAGTCTGCTGGGAAACGCGTCTctgtcgctgctgctgctgaaggacgGCTCGCTGCACAAGGCTCCCTACTACTTCCTCCTGGACCTGAGCCTGGCAGACGTGGTCCGCTCCGCAGTGTGTTTCCCCTTCGTGATGGCGTCGATCGGCGGCGGCTCTGCTTGGCCGTACAGCCCGCTCTGCTGCAAGATCGTCGCCTTCATGTCGGTGCTCTTCTGCTTCCACGTCGCCTTCCTGCTCTTCTGCGTCAGCGTCACCCGGTACATGGCGATCGCCCATCACAGGTTTTACTCCAAGCGGATGAATCTGTGTACGTGCGTGGCGGTGATCTGCATGGTGTGGACCCTCTCCGTGGCCATGGCTTTCCCCCCCGTGTTCGACGTGGGCACCTACAAGTTCATCCGTGAGGAGGAGCAGTGCATCTTCGAGCACCGCTACGTGAAGGCGAACGACACGCTGGGCTTCATGCTGATGCTGGCAGTCATAGTGGGGACGACCCATGTGGTTTACATCAAGATGCTGTGCTTTGTCTACGATCACCGGAAAATGAAACCGGCCCAGCTGGTTCCGGCCATCAGCCAGAATTGGACCTTCCACGGCCCCGGGGCCACCGGGCAAGCCGCCGCCAACTGGATCGCCGGCTTCGGCCGCGGACCCACCCCGCCGACGCTGGTCGGCATCAGACAGGCTTCCCACCCCGGCAACAGGAGACTGCTGGTGCTGGACGAGTTTAAGATGGAGAAGCGCATCGGGAAGATGTACTACATGATCACACTGACCTTCCTCATTCTTTGGGCTCCTTATATCAGCGCCTGCTACCTGCGGATATTCGTGCGGGCGGCTCCGGTCCCGCAGCTCTACCTGACCGCCGCGGTGTGGATGAGCTTCGCCCAGGCGGGAGCGAACCCCATCATCAGCTTCCTGTTTAACAAGGAGCTCCGGATGCGACTCAAAGCCTGTTTCCCCAGCTGCCTGGGCACACAGACACCCATGGAGCCGTACTGTGTGATCTGAACAGCATACTGCCAAAGACGCATTTGTATCTTGCCCCAGAATGTAGACTGCTCCCTAAAATGTGTTGGGATGTTGTGGAGGCTGAGCCCACTTCAGTTCCGTTTACCCACACTTTTGTTTGTAGCAGAGTTTACTATTGAAGTCTAAAACACCACGGTGTTCATTTCTTATTATAGCCTATTTTGCTTATCAGAATCAGACTGATGAAAGCTGCGAGGCTTGTGAAGGCACAGAGGAATAATGTGAAGCTTCTATAAATATGTGTCGGAGGGCTGCCTCACCAAGTTGGCATCATAATAAAGCCACGTTTTGATTTGCACCTCTGCATGTACTGTAGGTGACATTCATTCCAAACATAGGCTACAGCCCACATGGCAAGTTATATCCTATGTTTGGAGACTTTCCCCTTATAAATGCTGTATATCAAACTATTTTGGTCCACTGCTATACTGTACACGAATGTCATTTTGGCTAtttgtttgtacatttttgaCATTACACTATAACACACTTGGCTGAGGTTGTTTGCCTTCTTCAGAAATGaagactgaaacacaacagagatTTTTTGTCAGAAGGTTGGAGTTTGTTCCTTGACATCTGCAAAATACTCACAAATGAGATAGACATCTcagtatatttatatttaattaggTCAATGTCacatttgtaaatattgtaaaGCCCCCTTCCCTCTTATGCTTTTCTTAAACCAGGTATGTTATATATTTCATAATCTCTTTGAATTCTTTGTGTTAAACAAGCACTTAAAACTCACTCTAAAGATACTTTGCTCATTCATATTCATCCTAATGGGTCAGTCGTGTTGAGAAGGTTATACAGGTTGCAGGTCTC
It contains:
- the gpr27 gene encoding putative G-protein coupled receptor 27, which translates into the protein MANTSEFGESSPSFQNYASAASAVKLAFLGLIMGISLLGNASLSLLLLKDGSLHKAPYYFLLDLSLADVVRSAVCFPFVMASIGGGSAWPYSPLCCKIVAFMSVLFCFHVAFLLFCVSVTRYMAIAHHRFYSKRMNLCTCVAVICMVWTLSVAMAFPPVFDVGTYKFIREEEQCIFEHRYVKANDTLGFMLMLAVIVGTTHVVYIKMLCFVYDHRKMKPAQLVPAISQNWTFHGPGATGQAAANWIAGFGRGPTPPTLVGIRQASHPGNRRLLVLDEFKMEKRIGKMYYMITLTFLILWAPYISACYLRIFVRAAPVPQLYLTAAVWMSFAQAGANPIISFLFNKELRMRLKACFPSCLGTQTPMEPYCVI